The following nucleotide sequence is from Pagrus major chromosome 16, Pma_NU_1.0.
GTTTCATGCCTCTCAAACATCCACCTCCAGCCAGCGAACAAGGGATCAatatgtaaatcgactcaagACTTTTCCCCCCGCGATGCCTGCGTCCAGGAGAGGCGATAAGCTTGAGAGAATAAACGGGAGTTGGTTAGTTAGGAGGCATAGTCGGGGATTATCCCCAAACTTGCCCCGGGGTTTGGCTCTCCTGCGCGCAACCGGACGGGCGTCTGTTCACCGCGGCCGGATAGGACCTGCAGGGCCCCGGGGCGCAGACTGACAGGCTCCCCGGGccgcccccccccctccaccaccaccaccaccaccaccaccaccaccacgacTCGCTCCGCATGGAGATTACAGGGTGGCAACGCGGCTGGTATCTCtgtgaacatacacacatatacgcaTAGAAAGAGGTGAGATGATGTCGGAGCGCCCGCGGCTGCAGCCATGCCCGCAAAGAACTGATGCTCGAGCCTCACACGGCTATCACACACCCCAGCCCCGTGTGATGAGCCGATACAGACCAACTCTGTTCGGCTGACAAAGAGGGAATTGTTTGCTGAAAGGTCAGACGCCTGAGGGGCTCCAGTACAGCAAGTAGAGCTAtgggagataaaaaaaaaaaaactgcccttcTTTTAGTCATATCTGCACTGAGGGAGGCTTTGATAAAACCTGCTCCTTCACATCAACATGCGGATctggaataaaaaatgaaggctCTGGGCTCTAAAAGTGCTTTCATCAGCCTTGTACTTCCCCTCAGATTGATCTATTTTAACTTTTGTGActaaagcaacattttgaatGTGCAAACAAACACGAAACACACGGAAGCTCAGATATAtgatttattcttttaatttacTCATTACACTCTATATATACAGCATCTCAGGGTATAAATAATCTCTGATGATGTAAAATCTacatatattttcctttttttttttttggtacagcaggtgtttttttcaagacaaagaagaacagcctacacacacacagaatatttTTGATATTAACCTCACAACAAACTGTTCATGATCTCCTTGGACATAtcataaatcacacattttggTGAAGGGGTTAGTCTTCAGTTGAAACATTTACTGATGCTCTGGATGGGACACCGtgaaagaaaaatcaacaaaaacacaagtttttgCGTCATTACAATCAGAAACATGACAGGATGATGGCAACTGGcgattgtctttgttttcagggGTCTTCAGGAGagcaaacagaacaaaaatgctgttttttaaccacttcctgtttcagttcCTCCCTCTACCCTCTCTTTATGATTGGCTGACGGCAGCAGCAGGCGCGGCGTTGGCCACGGCGTTGGCGGCGCCCATGCGCAGCAGTTCCTTCCTTTGCGTGAGGATGATGTCGAAGCTGGACTGCAGGCGGTTCTGCTGCTCCTGGATGCGGCTCTGCAGGGTGCGGACCCAGCGGATAAGCGCCAGGCGGCGGTACATGGTCAGCTGCACCTGGTGCTTCTCCATCTCCTGGGCCTTGAAGCGCTCGCGGTCTCGCAGCGTCCACACGGGGTCCATCAGCTCTGTCAGGTCGGCGTCGGCGTCGGAGTCTGAGGAGCCTTCTTCTTCGTCTTGCTCTTCTGCTCCTTCCTCCAGGAGGTTTCCCAGGTTTCTTCCTTTCTGCGGCTTGCGACTGAAGCTTCTCTGTCGTACAGCTGGATCTCGGTTGCTGTTTCCGTCTTCCTGGTGGTTGGATTTGGGTTCCCCGACTCCGATGCGGTCCCAGCCTCCCATGAGCATCCCTTCGCCCGCGCTGTCCAGGTTGAGAGAGGACATGCTGCCACCGGACTGGTAGCTGAACTCAGAATCGGATTCGCTGTCTCCCCATTCGTCATCGTCTTCCATGAGGCtgcttttcctcctctgctgctccttctTCAGTCTCTGCTTCTCCTCATTCTGGCTCATCATCACCCTCCtcacctcttcctccatccGACCTTCCTCTGCTCCGTCAGGAGGCACTCGGCCGTAACCATCATCCCCGCACTCTATTTCAGGCAGGGGCTCCAGAGTGCTCCAGCAGGGCAGACGGGAGCGTGGAGACAGAAGCCCTGAGCCGTGGTGATACCCAGAAGACGGCGAGGAGTTCGGAGGGTCACGACCCAGCGGACCTAAGTTGCGTGGACGCACCTGGTTTCGgttctcatctcctcctcctcctccccgatTGCCTGTGAAGTCATCGTCACCTTTGCCAGGCAGGAAGTTGAAGTTGCCATCTTTGTCACCCTTCCTGTTTctcagcgaggaggaggagccgTTGTTGGAGCGTCCTTGCCCTCCATAGGCCGAGTTCAAAGGCTGGTCCTGATGGTGAAGCATCACTGACCTCGACTGAGACTCACTGAAATGACAAAAGACAGAACATTCAAGAACTTAAAGAGACAAACAAGTGTTTCACTACAAATTGCCTACACATACAGTCCtaaaaaaaagttgtcagattgctgttttctttgtcatttatgacagtaaatgaagagtctttgggttttggactgttggtcggacaaaagaagcaatttgaagacgtcactttgggctctggggaATTGTGATGAGAAAttccttttacattttatagactaatgatgaaaataattggcagattaatcattaattgcaCTCTAAACTTTCTTGAGATGCATATACCATGAAAGACAACATCACGTTGCCTTCAGCATTAAGTCAATTGATCGAGTTGAGCTGAAATGTGTCCACAGTGGGCATCATGGCGGCCCAATAGTCGAGATCCATACCATGTGACTGCAATAGGGCTGCAATTTAAGATTATTGTAAATATCGATCAATCTTGTAAATCAagtaaaaatgattaattgtttaatctattgaatgtcaaaaaaatgtgaaaaaacagtTTCCAAGAGTCTAAAGTGACATctccaaaacatttttgtcaaaccaacagtccaaaaccccaaaaactcttcatttactgtcataaatgatcgagaaaagcagcaaatccttacatcgAAGAAGCTGGAAcgagcaaatgtttgacatttttgcttgaaaaatgacttaaacgattaatcgattgtCCAAAAAGTTGCCAATAAGGTTAAACGATATATAACTTCAGCTGTGTGCGCATGCGTAACCGTCAAGGAAGGCAAACTATCTCAAACATGCCCTCCTACAACTTTTTTTGTGCTAAAGAGCAACATTTCCCAGTTTGATACTGATCTGGCATCTTTCTTGCATGTTGCCCCCTCCCCATTTTTCCTGTCTGTATCTTAGCTATCatcatcaaataaagaaaaaattagtcttaaagtatcaaaaACTGTCTTAAGTGTGTAATCTTAGCGTAGCTTTTGTACGTCTCCTTGCGTTTAGACAAAATTAACCGGCAAAGAAATGATATCGAGCGATCAAAAGCCCCAAAAGTAAACATCTCGCTGTCTTGAAGTTTTCCTTCTGAGGAAACTCTGAGTCATAACAGCACCAATCTACCGAAGTCACACTGTCCTCGCCACCACTGCTCTGTTTCTCCTGTTGTTCGTGTCACGAGTTTGATTTTTCCCCAGACAAAACTCGATGCTGTTCGATGGCAAGCTCGGCTTTTCCCCCAGAAGCTCGAGAGTCCTCAAAAACAAGCAcggctctttttttttacgaACTGCATCATCAGCCAACGACGAAGTGGCTTCGACGGGAACTTAAGAGGAAACGTGAGTCAGAACCGACCCGGCAGCTGAAAATTAGATGGAttcaaaacacaagaacaacTGGACGTACGCGGATGAGCCGAAGCGACGATAAAACTGAGGAAGATTCAATCTGGTTCGCCGACTCACCccaccccaaacacacacacatggacacacacacttgaacacacacacccttgtaTTTGTGCACACTCCACTTCTATTAGcatcaaatatttacatgtctCCTCAGAATGGAAATTTCTCTAATCCTGACTTCAggctgctgtcaatcaatcccccctctcctctcctcatctcctcctcatctcctcatctcctctcctgcttcctctgtttcctctgtgcaTGCGCGTTCACGTGGTGCTGAAGGACAGCGACCGTGGCGTTGTCGGGGGCGCGCACGGGCTGATGATGGATCAcgaggaggggggaaaaaacgtCATATATTGACgaattttaacaataaaaataatatatttcgTTGTAGTATAACGCGTAGTCTGTTTACGGGTATATTCACAGTATTTTTTACTCTAAATAAGGAGCAAAACGCgatgaaaaaaaggaggaaaatatACCAAAATAGTCCCGCTCCTGGCCGGATGTGTCTGATCTGTGAGAAaagatgtctgtctgtgagagGACGACGGCGGAAAACACGACCAATGGCGCCCAACGACTGCATATTAACGGATTAGCGATGAAACACAACGCAAAACACGACAATCCATCTAAAAAAACCTCGATATTCCCTCTAAAGgtgttaaaaaatgaagaaaatcagAGTATTTGGTGCTCGTCCGGCGTTATGTAACGCTCACCCCATGTCAGCGCTGTCTCGTCTCCGTCCCTCGTCAGTAAAAACGAGCTTCCCGTCCTTTCATCTCCTATTTGTCGGTCGCGAGAAGTCAAATGACGGGACGGTGGTTTATTTGCATGATGTTCTGGTTTGTTCTTACCTTTCCTTTGGTTTGCTGTTTCCCGAGGAGAAGCCGGACCACTGCGCCCTCCCagtcctcccctcctcctcctcctcctcctcctcctccgacgACCCTCCTATGTGATGTTtatcttcctccctcctcctcctcctcctccggccACAGTGGTTCTGGCTGACTGGTAAGACTTCCTGAACTGGGCTGGGACCGGTGGGAAAGGGAAACCATGGGAGGGTGAATAGAAACAATGGGAGCACAGAGAGGGGCtgtaatgttttatatataaagaagctaaaactaaaaacacatcagcacacGAGTCACAGGACTTATAACAAAGATTGTCAATTGTTATTTGACTTTTAATGTACAGCAACAGATTCCCCACAGCCACATGACGACATGGTGTTAACCTCATTACACGGTTTGGCAAAAACAACAAGTTATAATacttctgttgtgtgttttaccGCCTATATACAGCGACAAAGAGCCGAGGTTCTTCTGTTTGTCAGTAAATCACAGGGTCGCACAGCTAAATTGTTAGCTGCGGGCTGTATGACTGGCTTAATGTTAGCTGAAGATAAAACACAAGCAGTTAAACTGGAAACCAaaaggtaaaaaacaacaacatggagGGAAGTGTTGACAACTgttgctctttgctagctatccttaGCCGTAGCTAGCAACTGTTAGCCCCCCTAGTTACTGTCGCTAGGTCGGCCAAGCTCGAAAATAAGAAACATagacaaagaagaaaggaaaaaacttaattaatacagtttgtttttattcctgaCCACGGTGTTGATTTTTTATACGTTAGCTAGCTTTAACAAAGGATATGACAAAGGATGTTACAttaaaatctggacacagcgTTGGAGGCATTGGAGGATAGCTAGCAAATGTCGGTCCCTATGTTTTTagagctaccttcaaattctggcaatattttacaaattacatctttaaagcaaaaaaccCGAACTGCTCAACCAAACTTTGCCATGTTTTGATCGTTCTGGTGGTCTACTAACAAACCGTCGACCACCAGAAGCAGCTAAATCTGGCGAAATTTGGTTAAAAGTTCATTTCTGGGGTAATACTTtactttaaaggtgtaatttgttaaaaaggtagctccaaaaacacgTATCACCAGAGAAACTGACACCTGCTGCTCTTCGCTAGCTATTCTTGGCTAaagctagctactgttagctaattagctcatggctctgTTAGCCTTGGCTATCCAGCTAATTCAATTTATCCAACCTGGATAAATCTAATCCAACCAGGTAAAAGTCATTAAGAATAACTGAAATAACCATACAGAATTAGccaatcttctcgctgatggtctctttggcttatgtaggtcatatagaggcgTCTGTACTAAATTGAGACATTATTAATCTCTTAAATCTGCCTATAACTACAGGATAAAGTGtgttaaacaattaattaaatgtttatataatgCTCACGGATGCTAAATAGCCTAGTTGGGTATGTATAGATGTAGGTTACATATTGCCTTTGTTTGAATGGCATTCACTTTTATTCTACATGAGCTTGCGTGGTGGACTTTTGCTATatgatttatgtatttaattatgTTTCATTCATCTTATGTTCAAGCCTGGACATCACCTTACAAGACAAATATCACAATGggaatgataagttaaagatCTCCTCCAGACACATTTTAGTCTTAAACTATCAAATCAAAAAATCTGAAGTCAAGTTATAATTATGTAAAACATTTAACTATTGGACAGaagcttcctcttctgtttgcGTGCTGGAGGTTTCAAGTTTAGAACATCACACTTACGTAAAAACTGCATATTAAACCATGAATCACTTCTGAACAAGTTGTGATGTCCTAAAATTATGCTCACACACTTGTAAAACTCCtattttccttcctccttcGGCAATATGGAAACAGCCTCCGAGTGTCAAACTCATTCAGCACAGTGACTTATTTATTCGTTCATCACTTCATCTCAAGAGCAGCACTGAGGGACTTCAACAAACCTTTTCTTGTACAACCCCTGTGTTATATAATGCCTGATAATTGTATCTTGAAGCACAAACAGTGAAGTAACAGTTTGGAGAACACACTTCTGAGtcgagtgggaaaaaaaacagctacatTTTCACACGCAAATGTCCAAAACTGCTTCCTAGGACGTCACTTGCATGTATGAATAGACTTACTGCATCTATTTCTTCAAAAGTAGATTTTTATATGAGAGGATatgatattttgatattaaattTTTGGGGGGATCATCCAGGTCATGATATATCTAAGTGCTATACAGAGGAAACTGGACGTTTCACTTCTGGATCAAGGGTTTTTCAACAAGATCCAAGTTGTGTAATTGTTACGCCGAGTGTACACATACACTTGTGTGAAATTGTTGCACAACCAGAGTGACAAAACAACTTGAATCTTGTTGGAAAGATCCCTTTTACAGACTGACTGTCTGCAGACATCCCTCTGAAGGTCTGACCAGACCAAAAAACCTTGTACTTTTGATGTTAGTTCTGCTCTGTCCTACTGCTTCACACTCACATATAGTCATTTAAATgccattaaaacaaacagggtCTAAGACAAAATCACATGCAGTATCAATGAGTATGTCTGCATCAGAAACAGAGTCCACCAAGCACCACATGTAGATCCGTTGGGTGAGTAAATCTCATAAGACTCGCCGCCACACTGACAGATTGTACTGAAAGTCATTTAATGAAAACCTCTGCCGAGcgtctctgttgtgttttggtgtcGTTTACTGCCGTAGATTTATTTCtacctctctcctctgctgtctgtctgtctgtgtttgacacTCAGAGGGACTTcgtggtgcattcaagtgcacgTCTTAAACTCCTAAATCTACATCACTTCGCAGGGATACGTGCAACGACCAAGGACAGCACTGACAGTGACATCATGGTGTGCACCtcataaaaaatttaaatgacaGTGTCAGGGCATAAGAGTCTAACAATAGCAGCGGGCGTCAGTACAGAAAAACTTgttaaaaattgaaaattgaatcaAATCGCGACCTTAAAATCGAACATCAAATCGAtttgtggatttggagaatcgtgacaccaacgaaaaatgtacagaaacaggatataaaaagcagtaaaaagG
It contains:
- the LOC141010789 gene encoding uncharacterized protein encodes the protein MLHHQDQPLNSAYGGQGRSNNGSSSSLRNRKGDKDGNFNFLPGKGDDDFTGNRGGGGGDENRNQVRPRNLGPLGRDPPNSSPSSGYHHGSGLLSPRSRLPCWSTLEPLPEIECGDDGYGRVPPDGAEEGRMEEEVRRVMMSQNEEKQRLKKEQQRRKSSLMEDDDEWGDSESDSEFSYQSGGSMSSLNLDSAGEGMLMGGWDRIGVGEPKSNHQEDGNSNRDPAVRQRSFSRKPQKGRNLGNLLEEGAEEQDEEEGSSDSDADADLTELMDPVWTLRDRERFKAQEMEKHQVQLTMYRRLALIRWVRTLQSRIQEQQNRLQSSFDIILTQRKELLRMGAANAVANAAPAAAVSQS